In a single window of the Triticum urartu cultivar G1812 unplaced genomic scaffold, Tu2.1 TuUngrouped_contig_1644, whole genome shotgun sequence genome:
- the LOC125526738 gene encoding dof zinc finger protein 5-like, with protein MVSHSHLEMGGAAGIKLFGKVITRQPTRTGADGGGGGVVVSKTQQAAPMSSSSSSSGRGSAEQLEEAARARAAAAEARLPCPRCRSEDTKFCYFNNYNVNQPRHFCRACHRYWTAGGAIRNVPVGSGRRKNRPVLHGASTVMSVADHHLAGPASPGMPNGLGFHPDHGWSQAVPPTAYLGHGEMEQCWWLVHQYPAQGQVNGDVQLSPSSLRINQYA; from the coding sequence ATGGTGTCTCACTCTCACCTCGAGATGGGCGGCGCGGCGGGGATCAAGCTCTTCGGCAAGGTCATCACGCGGCAGCCGACACGCACGGGCGCagacggcggcggtggcggcgtggTGGTGTCCAAGACGCAGCAGGCGGCGCCCATGTCGTCGTCCTCGTCGTCTTCGGGGCGCGGGAGCGCCGAGCAGCTGGAGGAGGCCGCGAGggcgcgcgcggcggcggcggaggcgcggcTGCCGTGCCCGCGGTGCCGGAGCGAGGACACCAAGTTCTGCTACTTCAACAACTACAACGTCAACCAGCCGCGGCACTTCTGCCGGGCCTGCCACCGCTACTGGACGGCCGGCGGCGCCATCCGCAACGTGCCCGTCGGCTCCGGCCGCCGCAAGAACCGCCCGGTGCTGCACGGTGCCTCCACGGTCATGAGTGTTGCCGACCACCACTTGGCGGGGCCGGCGTCTCCGGGGATGCCGAATGGGCTTGGCTTCCACCCCGATCATGGATGGTCTCAGGCCGTCCCGCCGACGGCTTACCTCGGCCACGGAGAGATGGAGCAGTGCTGGTGGCTCGTTCATCAGTACCCAGCCCAAGGCCAGGTCAACGGGGACGTCCAACTAAGCCCTTCGTCTCTGCGGATCAACCAATACGCATGA